From a region of the Anaeromyxobacter sp. genome:
- a CDS encoding sigma 54-interacting transcriptional regulator: MSPLSVPHLPFEGLGSEDALHRLADVLPDALFTIDVAGRVTYWNRAAERITGWSPAEAVGRDCSILAGDAVNGCACGVGPLKCGLAQQGRTSKTCTLRTKDGRLLQIVKSAVPLYAPDGAVVGALETFTAAGEPGQEARCDWRPARAEGDFCGLVGRHPVMEELYKTIGQVARSSATVMILGESGSGKECVAEAIHRGSGRSAAPFVRVSCSALNENLLESELFGHVKGAFTGALKDRRGRFQEAHGGTLLLDEIGDVSPAVQVKLLRVIEQREIERVGDSAPIKVDVRLLCATHRNLKTMVEQGRFRADLYFRLAVFPLRVPSLREHLDDLPLLAASWLERLAAAGGQRPTGVSASAQARLATHAWPGNVRELQNVLESAALRAGDGLIEVAHLPEELRSVAPAAAPPPPGAAGLDKDRVSAMLQACGWNRAEAARRLGVSRVTLWKRLKLYGLTEPDEAPPGD, translated from the coding sequence ATGAGTCCGCTCAGCGTTCCCCACCTGCCCTTCGAGGGCCTCGGCAGCGAGGACGCGCTCCACCGGCTGGCCGACGTGCTGCCGGACGCGCTCTTCACCATCGACGTGGCCGGGCGGGTAACCTACTGGAACCGGGCGGCCGAGCGCATCACCGGCTGGTCGCCGGCGGAGGCGGTGGGGCGCGACTGCTCCATCCTGGCCGGCGACGCCGTCAACGGCTGCGCCTGCGGGGTCGGCCCGCTCAAGTGCGGCCTGGCGCAGCAGGGGCGGACCTCCAAGACCTGCACCCTGCGCACCAAGGACGGCCGGCTGCTGCAGATCGTCAAGAGCGCCGTGCCGCTCTACGCGCCCGACGGCGCGGTGGTGGGGGCGCTCGAGACCTTCACCGCCGCCGGCGAGCCGGGGCAGGAGGCCCGCTGCGACTGGCGTCCGGCCCGCGCCGAGGGCGACTTCTGCGGCCTGGTGGGGCGCCACCCGGTCATGGAGGAGCTCTACAAGACCATCGGGCAGGTGGCCCGGTCGAGCGCCACCGTCATGATCCTGGGCGAGAGCGGCTCCGGAAAGGAGTGCGTCGCCGAGGCCATCCACCGCGGCAGCGGGCGCTCCGCGGCCCCCTTCGTGCGGGTCTCCTGCTCGGCCCTCAACGAGAACCTGCTCGAGTCGGAGCTCTTCGGCCACGTCAAGGGCGCCTTCACCGGCGCCCTCAAGGACCGGCGCGGCCGCTTCCAGGAGGCCCACGGCGGCACCCTGCTGCTCGACGAGATCGGCGACGTCTCCCCGGCCGTCCAGGTGAAGCTGCTCAGGGTCATCGAGCAGCGGGAGATCGAGCGGGTGGGCGACTCGGCCCCCATCAAGGTGGACGTGCGGCTGCTCTGCGCCACCCACCGCAACTTGAAGACCATGGTGGAGCAGGGGCGCTTCCGCGCCGACCTCTACTTCCGCCTGGCGGTCTTCCCGCTGCGGGTCCCCTCGCTGCGCGAGCACCTGGACGACCTGCCGCTGCTGGCCGCCTCCTGGCTGGAGCGGCTGGCGGCCGCGGGCGGTCAGCGCCCGACCGGGGTCTCGGCCTCGGCGCAGGCCCGCCTGGCCACCCACGCCTGGCCCGGCAACGTCCGCGAGCTGCAGAACGTGCTCGAGTCGGCCGCGCTGCGGGCCGGCGATGGCCTCATCGAGGTGGCGCACCTGCCGGAGGAGCTGCGGTCCGTGGCCCCGGCGGCCGCGCCCCCACCGCCCGGCGCCGCGGGGCTCGACAAGGACCGGGTCTCGGCGATGCTGCAGGCCTGCGGCTGGAACCGGGCCGAGGCCGCCCGCCGCCTCGGGGTGTCGCGCGTCACGCTCTGGAAGCGGCTCAAGCTGTACGGCCTCACCGAGCCCGACGAGGCGCCGCCGGGCGACTGA
- a CDS encoding DUF2892 domain-containing protein codes for MTNEGTIDRAVRIVLGLGLLSLVFIGPQSPLGWIGLVPLATGLIGFCPLYKLVGLNTCPLPKK; via the coding sequence ATGACCAACGAAGGCACCATCGACCGCGCCGTCCGCATCGTCCTCGGCCTCGGGCTCCTGTCCCTGGTCTTCATCGGCCCCCAGTCGCCGCTGGGCTGGATCGGCCTGGTGCCGCTGGCCACCGGCCTGATCGGCTTCTGCCCGCTCTACAAGCTGGTGGGGCTGAACACCTGCCCGCTGCCGAAGAAGTAG
- a CDS encoding radical SAM protein has product MKPVPISNPPNPWLSAEVEWLEPTAARLEVYEDASREILSRNESPDVAFTWSVNPYRGCQHACAYCYARPYHEFLGFGAGTDFDTKVAVKLRAPALLRQAFERRAWKGEVVAFAGATDAWQPLEASYRLTRGCLEACLDYRNPVCLVTKAALVERDLDLLIRLRAEAGCSVAVSLPYLDEVVARRLEPGAPTPRRRLETLARLADAGLAPTVLVAPVIPGLDDELPRVLAAARGAGAASAGWQLLRLPGPVGRVFAERLRQVLPERAERILHLVRETRRGEVDDPSFGRRFRGEGPYAETIAAVFRVSCARLGLMVSRPGERGDPPATFRRPPGAQGSLF; this is encoded by the coding sequence GTGAAGCCGGTCCCCATCTCCAACCCTCCGAACCCCTGGCTCAGCGCCGAGGTGGAGTGGCTCGAGCCCACCGCCGCGCGGCTCGAGGTCTACGAGGACGCCAGCCGCGAGATCCTCTCCCGCAACGAGAGCCCGGACGTCGCCTTCACCTGGAGCGTCAACCCGTACCGCGGCTGCCAGCACGCCTGCGCCTACTGCTACGCCCGCCCCTACCACGAGTTCCTGGGCTTCGGCGCCGGCACCGACTTCGACACCAAGGTGGCGGTCAAGCTGCGCGCCCCCGCGCTGCTGCGCCAGGCCTTCGAGCGGCGCGCCTGGAAGGGCGAGGTGGTGGCCTTCGCCGGCGCCACCGACGCCTGGCAGCCGCTGGAGGCCTCCTACCGGCTGACCCGCGGCTGCCTGGAGGCCTGCCTCGACTACCGCAACCCGGTCTGCCTGGTGACCAAGGCGGCGCTGGTGGAGCGCGACCTCGACCTGCTGATCCGGCTGCGCGCCGAGGCCGGCTGCAGCGTGGCGGTGAGCCTCCCCTACCTCGACGAGGTGGTGGCCCGCCGGCTGGAGCCCGGCGCCCCCACCCCGCGCCGGCGCCTCGAGACGCTGGCGCGGCTGGCCGACGCCGGCCTGGCCCCCACGGTGCTGGTGGCCCCGGTCATCCCGGGGCTGGACGACGAGCTGCCCCGGGTGCTGGCGGCGGCCCGGGGCGCCGGGGCGGCCAGCGCCGGGTGGCAGCTCCTGCGCCTGCCCGGCCCGGTGGGGCGGGTCTTCGCGGAGCGGCTGCGCCAGGTGCTGCCGGAGCGGGCCGAGCGGATCCTGCACCTCGTCCGCGAGACCAGGCGCGGCGAGGTGGACGACCCGAGCTTCGGCCGCCGCTTCCGCGGCGAGGGGCCCTACGCCGAGACCATCGCCGCGGTCTTCCGGGTCAGCTGCGCCCGGCTCGGCCTGATGGTGTCCCGGCCGGGCGAGCGGGGCGACCCGCCGGCCACCTTCCGCCGGCCGCCGGGGGCGCAGGGGTCGCTGTTCTGA
- a CDS encoding YeeE/YedE family protein: MAPFDIAAFGPVASALTFGLIGFGFGAVLELGGFGDTRKLAGQFYFRDLTVLKVMFTGIIVAAVLVAGATAFGLLDMSKVWVNPTYLWPGIVGGLIMGVGFILGGFCPGTSVVAASTLKIDGALFLLGALGGVWLFGETVGSYQAFFLSSDMGRFTLDEWLGISKGVALLLVVAMALFMFWGGELLEQRFGKGLAWSEIPLRPRLPRAAAAGALVLLALVVAARGQPTPLEKFALLGADAARPVAERGIFVHPAEVVALRKDLSVKVQVLDLRDEHDFNLFHLGGARRVDPAALTTPRTLKGLLDQPASTVTFVTANGEAAALQAWKALKASGVQNLYVIEGGMNRWLELYAVERCVAAPAPQAAAGDEGSDRLDYRFAFATGSSLPAAWPELATSRGFRAPCSAPVSGGEGHAAAQGGHGVTWPTYTFAKKVKLQSKAAVKGGCG; this comes from the coding sequence ATGGCACCCTTCGACATCGCCGCCTTCGGCCCCGTCGCCAGCGCCCTCACCTTCGGCCTCATCGGCTTCGGCTTCGGCGCCGTGCTCGAGCTGGGCGGCTTCGGCGACACCCGCAAGCTGGCCGGCCAGTTCTACTTCCGCGACCTGACCGTGCTGAAGGTCATGTTCACCGGCATCATCGTGGCCGCGGTGCTGGTGGCCGGCGCCACCGCCTTCGGCCTGCTCGACATGAGCAAGGTGTGGGTCAACCCCACCTACCTGTGGCCCGGCATCGTGGGCGGCCTGATCATGGGGGTGGGCTTCATCCTGGGCGGCTTCTGCCCTGGCACCTCGGTGGTGGCCGCCTCCACGCTCAAGATCGACGGCGCCCTGTTCCTGCTGGGGGCCCTGGGCGGCGTCTGGCTCTTCGGCGAGACGGTGGGCAGCTACCAGGCCTTCTTCCTCTCCTCCGACATGGGGCGCTTCACCCTCGACGAGTGGCTGGGGATCTCGAAGGGCGTGGCCCTGCTGCTGGTGGTGGCCATGGCGCTCTTCATGTTCTGGGGTGGCGAGCTGCTGGAGCAGCGCTTCGGCAAGGGGCTGGCCTGGTCGGAGATCCCGCTGCGCCCCCGCCTGCCCAGGGCGGCCGCGGCCGGCGCGCTGGTGCTGCTGGCCCTGGTGGTGGCGGCCCGCGGCCAGCCCACCCCGCTCGAGAAGTTCGCCTTGCTGGGCGCCGACGCGGCCCGCCCGGTGGCGGAGCGCGGCATCTTCGTCCACCCGGCCGAGGTGGTGGCGCTGCGGAAGGACCTGTCGGTCAAGGTGCAGGTGCTCGACCTGCGCGACGAGCACGACTTCAACCTCTTCCACCTGGGGGGGGCCCGCCGCGTCGATCCGGCGGCCCTCACCACGCCCAGGACGCTCAAGGGGCTGCTCGACCAGCCGGCCAGCACGGTCACCTTCGTGACCGCCAACGGCGAGGCCGCCGCGCTGCAGGCCTGGAAGGCGCTCAAGGCCTCCGGGGTCCAGAACCTCTACGTCATCGAGGGCGGCATGAACCGCTGGCTCGAGCTCTACGCGGTGGAGCGCTGCGTGGCCGCCCCGGCGCCGCAGGCCGCGGCCGGCGACGAGGGGTCCGACCGGCTCGACTACCGCTTCGCCTTCGCCACCGGCAGCAGCCTGCCGGCCGCCTGGCCGGAGCTGGCCACCTCGCGCGGCTTCCGCGCCCCGTGCAGCGCGCCGGTCTCGGGCGGCGAGGGCCACGCCGCGGCCCAGGGCGGCCACGGCGTCACCTGGCCCACCTACACCTTCGCCAAGAAGGTGAAGCTGCAGTCGAAGGCGGCGGTGAAGGGCGGCTGCGGGTAG
- a CDS encoding chemotaxis protein, translating into MRPRLKLAGKVLLTLGLALAVVVVGAAAGWFATGDLAGEVFAYRDRTLPAVEALGELGMAVSRVDGALAILAQPSADPKLRARYRGLSDRSRGAVEQAAARHAALVDDPAEQEARRALDAALEAWRAEAAQALRRVEARDQLLARRAPAGELADAEDELADQVEAQLAESAGVQRRLDALLEAARGEAITRGAEAEATLRLTRATMLGGLLAGVLVLVLAALWLGRSIRRSLGGLDAEARRLAEAVRHGRLAARADEAAVDWEFRPIAAGMNATVEAFLAPLQRVTGAVERLARGDLPPPMVEPWPGDFDALRTDLNGCVAAIRALVEDASLLARAGVEGRLDTRADPSRHRGDYRAVVQGVNDTLDAVTGPVRVAAACVDDLAHGRIPPHIAAAYQGEFARLRDDLNRCLDAVSLLVADTRDLAQAGAEGRLSTRADASRHQGDFREVVEGINRTLDAVTGPVAEAARCVDAIARGDIPPHVEGAYRGEFQAMQASLNGCIDAVNRVVSDTRRLADAAVAGQLATRADPDLHLGDFRRIVAGLNETLDATVAPIAEATQALERLAARDLTARAEGRYLGQHARIQQAVNATAEALGASMQQVSDAVAQVSGAASQIASSSQAVASGASEQAASLQETVARLDEVTAATRRSASGAGQATALVEEARTAAKGGAAAVRQLDGAMRQIKNASESTSQIIKDINDIAFQTNLLALNAAVEAARAGEAGRGFAVVAEEVRSLALRAKEASQKTEALIQESVRQAGAGEQASAQVSGSLGEIVAAIGKVAALVGEIATAARAQEAGVLQVGQAVGEMDKVTQQNAASAEQSSSAASQLSAQAEALEALVGRFRLG; encoded by the coding sequence ATGCGCCCTCGCCTCAAGCTGGCCGGCAAGGTCCTCCTCACCCTCGGGCTGGCGCTCGCCGTGGTGGTGGTCGGCGCGGCGGCGGGCTGGTTCGCCACCGGGGACCTGGCCGGCGAGGTGTTCGCCTACCGCGACCGGACCCTGCCCGCGGTGGAGGCGCTCGGCGAGCTCGGCATGGCGGTGAGCCGGGTGGACGGGGCGCTGGCCATCCTGGCCCAGCCCTCGGCCGACCCCAAGCTGCGCGCCCGCTACCGCGGGCTCTCCGACAGGTCCCGGGGCGCCGTCGAGCAGGCGGCGGCGCGCCACGCCGCCCTGGTGGACGACCCGGCGGAGCAGGAGGCGCGCCGGGCGCTCGACGCCGCGCTGGAGGCCTGGCGGGCCGAGGCCGCCCAGGCGCTGCGGCGGGTGGAGGCCCGCGACCAGCTGCTGGCGCGGCGCGCGCCGGCGGGCGAGCTGGCCGACGCCGAGGACGAGCTGGCCGATCAGGTCGAGGCCCAGCTGGCCGAGTCGGCGGGCGTGCAGCGCCGGCTCGACGCGCTCCTCGAGGCGGCGCGCGGCGAGGCCATCACCCGGGGCGCAGAGGCCGAGGCCACCCTGCGGCTCACCCGGGCCACCATGCTGGGCGGCCTGCTGGCCGGGGTGCTGGTGCTGGTGCTGGCCGCCCTGTGGCTGGGCCGCTCCATCCGCCGCAGCCTGGGCGGGCTGGACGCCGAGGCCCGCCGCCTGGCCGAGGCGGTGCGCCACGGCCGGCTGGCGGCGCGCGCCGACGAGGCGGCGGTCGACTGGGAGTTCCGACCCATCGCGGCGGGGATGAACGCCACGGTGGAGGCCTTCCTGGCGCCGCTGCAGCGGGTCACCGGGGCGGTCGAGCGGCTGGCGCGCGGCGACCTGCCGCCCCCCATGGTGGAGCCCTGGCCCGGCGACTTCGACGCCCTGCGCACCGATCTCAACGGCTGTGTGGCCGCCATCCGGGCCCTGGTGGAGGACGCCAGCCTGCTGGCCCGGGCCGGGGTGGAGGGCCGCCTCGACACCCGGGCCGACCCGTCGCGCCACCGGGGCGACTACCGCGCCGTGGTGCAGGGGGTCAACGACACGCTCGACGCCGTGACCGGCCCGGTCCGGGTGGCCGCCGCCTGCGTGGACGACCTGGCCCACGGGCGCATCCCGCCGCACATCGCCGCCGCCTACCAGGGCGAGTTCGCCCGGCTGCGCGACGACCTGAACCGCTGCCTCGACGCGGTGAGCCTGCTGGTGGCCGACACCCGCGACCTGGCCCAGGCGGGCGCGGAGGGGCGCCTCTCCACCCGGGCGGACGCCTCGCGCCACCAGGGCGACTTCCGCGAGGTGGTCGAGGGGATCAACCGCACCCTCGACGCCGTGACCGGCCCGGTGGCCGAGGCGGCCCGCTGCGTCGACGCCATCGCGCGCGGCGACATCCCGCCGCACGTCGAGGGGGCCTATCGCGGCGAGTTCCAGGCCATGCAGGCGAGCCTGAACGGCTGCATCGACGCGGTGAACCGGGTGGTCTCCGACACCCGGCGCCTCGCCGACGCGGCGGTGGCCGGGCAGCTGGCCACCCGGGCCGACCCCGACCTGCACCTGGGCGACTTCCGCCGCATCGTGGCCGGGCTCAACGAGACGCTGGACGCCACGGTGGCCCCCATCGCCGAGGCCACGCAGGCGCTCGAGCGCCTGGCGGCGCGCGACCTGACCGCCCGGGCCGAGGGGCGCTACCTGGGCCAGCACGCCCGCATCCAGCAGGCCGTCAACGCCACCGCCGAGGCGCTGGGGGCGTCGATGCAGCAGGTGTCCGACGCGGTGGCGCAGGTCTCCGGGGCGGCCAGCCAGATCGCCTCCTCCTCCCAGGCCGTGGCCTCGGGGGCCTCGGAGCAGGCCGCCTCGCTCCAGGAGACGGTGGCCCGCCTCGACGAGGTGACGGCGGCCACCCGCCGGTCGGCGAGCGGGGCTGGCCAGGCCACCGCGCTCGTCGAGGAGGCCCGGACGGCCGCGAAGGGCGGTGCCGCGGCGGTGCGACAGCTCGACGGGGCGATGCGGCAGATCAAGAACGCCTCCGAGAGCACCTCGCAGATCATCAAGGACATCAACGACATCGCCTTCCAGACCAACCTCCTGGCGCTCAACGCGGCGGTGGAGGCGGCCCGGGCCGGCGAGGCCGGGCGCGGCTTCGCGGTGGTGGCGGAGGAGGTCCGCTCGCTGGCGCTCCGGGCCAAGGAGGCGTCGCAGAAGACCGAGGCGCTCATCCAGGAGTCGGTCCGGCAGGCCGGGGCCGGGGAGCAGGCGTCCGCCCAGGTGAGCGGCTCGCTCGGCGAGATCGTGGCGGCCATCGGCAAGGTCGCCGCGCTGGTCGGCGAGATCGCCACGGCGGCGCGGGCCCAGGAAGCGGGCGTGCTCCAGGTCGGGCAGGCCGTGGGCGAGATGGACAAGGTCACCCAGCAGAACGCCGCCTCGGCGGAGCAGTCCTCCTCGGCGGCCAGCCAGCTGTCGGCGCAGGCCGAGGCGCTCGAGGCGCTGGTGGGGCGCTTTCGGCTCGGGTGA